The Lycium barbarum isolate Lr01 chromosome 9, ASM1917538v2, whole genome shotgun sequence genome has a segment encoding these proteins:
- the LOC132612253 gene encoding uncharacterized protein LOC132612253: MVNGEMTSTMKAKRGLRQGDPMSLYIFVLLMEYLNRCLSGLQNEPEFNFHPRCQKLGITHPCFANDLLLFARGDLKSVMLLRDIFGMFSEASGLKKIWPKARSYLWSGEAVITKKAMVAWDKICLPKKAGGLNLLNLRIWNQVAICKSQNRLLQWLKWDRQIQSWDLEWQWVKKMSRGKHPKRALLKASLANVVYGAWIE; the protein is encoded by the exons ATGGTAAATGGGGAAATGACTAGTACTATGAAAGCTAAGAGAGGCCTGAGGCAGGGGGACCCTATGTCCCTCTATATATTTGTGCTTCTAATGGAGTATCTAAATAGGTGTTTGAGTGGGCTGCAAAATGAACCAGAGTTTAATTTTCATCCTAGATGCCAAAAGTTGGGCATAACACATCCGTGCTTTGCAAATGATTTGCTCTTGTTTGCTAGAGGAGATCTCAAGTCTGTCATGCTTCTGAGGGACATATTTGGTATGTTTTCTGAGGCTTCTGGGCTGAAAAAAATATGGCCAAAAGCCAG AAGTTATTTGTGGTCTGGGGAGGCTGTCATCACTAAGAAAGCCATGGTGGCATGGGACAAAATCTGTCTTCCAAAGAAAGCAGGTGGTTTGAACTTATTAAATCTCAGAATTTGGAATCAGGTGGCAATTTGCAAATCCCAAAACAG GTTATTGCAATGGCTGAAATGGGATAGGCAGATTCAAAGTTGGGACCTGGAATGGCAATGGGTGAAAAAGATGTCCAGAGGAAAGCACCCTAAAAGAGCACTGTTGAAGGCAAGCTTGGCTAATGTGGTGTATGGCGCATGGATTGAGTGA